The Malus sylvestris chromosome 3, drMalSylv7.2, whole genome shotgun sequence genomic sequence ccgtactgtgcaaatggttacgtcactctcacgtgacggccagcatgccctccttcgggacggggtgtgtcaataatactattagaaacggttacaataaaaaaattcaaacattttgatttaataaatggataaaaactatggaaaaataagaaataataaatggcaaaagaatgtatccatagtgttaaaaaaactggtacattttacaaaaaaaataggtacatttcacatataacaaagaggtacattaataaagaagaatgggtacattataaataaattaataaaagattaaaaaattatgagtacaaatgaatttaaaaaaaatataggtgctaaaagaaattaatacatgggtacaaaataaaactaaaaagaaaatactacaaattttaaaaaaatgttgcaaattaaaagtgggtacaaactaaaaatataaatatatgatacaaagtttaggcataaaacataaatataccacatgtaatttttctatcattgattaaatatacaatgtcacgtgacagtatacacatgggtacaaacacaaataaaactttaaaaaattgggcacaaaaagaaactaacatatgggtacaaattaaaaaaatatttgcaattaaaaataggtacaaactaaaaataaaaatatatgataaaaaatttagtcataaatataaatatactaattgtaacatttttaacactaaatgaatatatttaaaaataaaaatattttattattcaaataattaatgatgttattaatacccaaggactttgatcaaaaattgaaaatgaatatgattttaatcaatggagtaacaaaaagaaggatgtaaacctaatttttccccaaaaaaatctaaaattattaataaaaggcattttagccaaaatgatacttaaaattgacttgattttttttttgtttggcgGGCTATATTTGTCGTCAGCACAATGTTGATGATCTCATCAATTCACTGGGGTTCCATTAATTTTCACAAGAATGAACCTCACCCTCAACCTCAAGAATGACCTAAAGAATAGACAGTTTTGATTAGTATATTGCAGTGCAGAATTGTGTGAAAGAACAGAAGATGTTGGTGTGAGAATTCAAGAACTATAGAAAGAGAGTGAAAGCACAGAGAGAAGAGTTTATAGAATTGCAAGAAGATGATTGTTTTCTCATTGATTTCGATATCTTCCAATATaagaaggggtgtgctatccacacatctcattttacttctcacacaccctttgataatttatgtccgttgatcttcttcaattcatccgatccgacgaccgaaaattaaaaaggtctgtgagaagtaaaatgggatgtgtggatatcacacccctacaAGAAATGTACTCAGTAAGTTAATCTTAAAGGATAAGATCTTCTGACAAGTGGCATTCTATGATCCTTTGATTTCATCATTCTTACAGTTGGCATGCATTTTAAAATATGAAAACACGCTCCTCTGTGGAACTTGATCGCATAGCATGTGATACATATAAAACTAGGGGCATTTAGAATTAGATACCTCATTATGCTATATGTTAGATTAAACATCCATAGCTtttagattttttattaaatattttccTACAATTTAGGTGCCACATGTATTATAAGTAGCATTTTATTAATTCAAAATTACACAGTTTTCCATTATATATAacgtactaattaattaataagtaTTATATTAATATTACAAATCTCCTAGAATCTAGTAGACatatgttttaaaaatctaagaACTATTCAAATTTGATCTATTTCTACTTCTAACGTGATATATACGTTTGCCATTTTCTTCCACGACCATTCAACAATCTTTTCGTGCCATTTCTTTGCTAAGGTCTATTGACACTCTTCTGTTCTCCCTTGTCAGTTATATTCATTTCCTTTGTATTTTCGTTTTATGCACCTCTTGATTTGAGTATCCATACCATGGTACATTTGGAAAATAGATTATAGTGGTACATGGTATTAGGTACGTTTCAATTTAGCATTGTACATATAAGGATCCTTACCATGATccatttaatatttaatatatcCCTTAAAAGGGGGCATAAATTCTAACACGTAAAAAAAACCTCCATTGACTAAAAGATAAAGTGGGAAATCAACatataatatttttcatttaaaagaaataaactaatgatatgtaaataaaaaatttaaaaatacttaGGTGGCCATTAATCCAAGCGTTTTGATCAAATCTTTAAAAGACGCaaaagtttaattaaaaaaatgtagaaAAAAAGTGGGGCATTCTAATTTTCCCATATTATTATCTCAAGATTGTGTTAGTTTTGTAGGGGGCGGTTTTATGCTTCTAAcactttaataaacaatatttttttattacgcTAAAAGATTTTAAGTtcactttttttaattaattaataaagcaAAACACATGTCATCACAACTCTTGATTAAAACCTCATGTTGTTAGAGccatcaatttatataaaggctttttatattagcatcccacaaaatgttgaatgcaccccatattaaaatttaatattaaattacttatttactccactatgcaatgacaattttgaccttattagggtttaaaaaaaatatataaatacaccccaaatcacttttagcgtattatttattttctcaaCTATTAAAACCCTCTCATCTTCCATTGTTGAATAAATctctaaccaatgaaactacaaacatgttgattgagaaaaattgtttttgacgaatggaaTACAAAATCGATGTTTCTGAAGCTTTACATGAGATAagacttcacatttttcattgttttagtgatttcgatgacatcaataattatttaatcttgcgtttgctgcattatttaaacttctatattcatattcatcttttagggttCATAGTAATCTTGCGTACCCAGTAACATGAGTCGTATTAGTGCTAGAGTCATATACTACTTTTACAAATTGAGGATAGCCATTCTCCACATGAACTCGTACTCTCAATCTTTAGCCGTTTGATTGACGTACGTTTCTCATTGtgagtttttctttcttttttcttcttcttttcttgtcaTTGGGAGATGATCAGTGGAAAATGAGGAGAGACATGGCCTATATTTAAAGAAATCTGAGACCAAttcagttttgatttattaattaacTTCTACACCTGGATCATTAGCAGAGAGATggtctttatttattttgttcaagACTAAGTCTAAAGACTTGTGAAATATATATAGAAGCATTATTTGTTAGCAGTAACGAgagagtcttttttttttttttttttttttttttactccgtCTCAGCACCACGGGTCATTTTTAAGGCTTTTTAGAAGTTGAATAAGATGATTTCAAACTATACTAAGATGATTTCAAATCATcattttgaaatcattcggTAAACTAAATGTTCAGatgatttgaaatattttgaCAAATTAAACGTTCAAATGGTTAGATTCAatccctgaaaattaaaaatgagtgttataagatttgagaaatgtggggtgtaaagaaaatgtggggtgtatgtacaaactataagatgtatattgagaatgtggggtgtgggggtattatgggaaagtatgtggggtgtattaagataatttttaagtgaaaaagcaaatatgaggtgtattaagtatgtggggtttattcaacaatttgtggggtgttaatataattagCCTATATAAATTGagtttttctttccctttttctatccAAACAAAACACAGTTTTCTAGCTAGTCCCAACTTAAACACATTGAAATTACAATGACCACACCACATCCTAGTACTCCTGCAATCCAAGGATCTAATAGCTCTATCACCATACAGAAAATAGACTGTATAGTACCAAGAAAGCTGAAGCGTGAGAATTACCTCTTCTGGAAGTTGCAGTTTGAGACGGTCTTTAAGCGCAACAAGGTCACCGGCATTGTTGATGGAAGTgaaccttgtccctcaccatTATTGGTGGGCGAGAAACGAAATGATGGAGTGAATCCAGCCTTCGACATTTGGCATGAGAAGGATCAGAGCATCATAGCCTTGATGAAAGCAACTATGTCTGAAGATGTTCTACCACTGACAGTCGGATTAACTTCGTCACGTGATCTTTGGCTGAACCTGGAGAAAAGATTTGGAGTTCCAGGTGTGTCTTCAGAGTATCGGCGAAAATTGGCTGATGCTAGTTTGGCCACTACTGATGTTTGTGATGCAAATGCTGCTCTTTTGGACAGTGGAGAGTTGCGCCGTTTGCCACCGATATTCCAGAAATATGGAGAACGTGAAGCGTTCTCAGGCCCCATTGTGACTGTCAAGACGTTTGAAGACAATACTCTGATAGTGGGGCTTCTCGGAACGAAAGGCGAGGgaagggttttggttgttgatGGTGAAGGAAGCTTGAGGCGTGCCGTTACCGGAGGAATGTTGGCTAAGTGTGCTGAAGTTATGGGATGGTCTGGGATTGTGATAAATGGGTGCATTAGAGATGTTGATGAGATAAATCGATGTGAGATTGGGGTGAGAGCTTTAGCAACTTGTCCTGTGAGACCAATCAAAAGTGGTGGTGGCCAAAAGCATGTTCCTATCAACATTGGAGGAATCTGGATTCAGGATGGACAATGGTTGTATGCAGATGGTGATGGCATCCTTGTCTCCACATCTCAATTATCTATTTGAATCCCCATAAAAGTTTGTTTGCTTAATAAATAAACAGGGGTGtgcaaaattagaaaatatgtGTGCAGAAAGCACTTCCCTGGTAAATAAATAGGGTgtgcaaaattaaaaaaaataagtgtGCAAAAATCAATTTCCTAGTAAAAACATCAAATGCATTTGGATTTGTTGTATTTTATATTCTGCTGCTTGTGTGGTCTAGGCTTCATTTTTCATTGCACTATTCATTTAACTTGAAAGGAATGAGATCAAGTTTTCATcttttctaattaattaatcacatGCCCATAAGAAGTGTTTATAATTCTTATGTATAGGAACCAAAGTCACCTAACCATTATACAAGGCCTTAACTCTAAAAGCCGAAATTTCTTCAAGTggttattgacacaccccgtagCTAGTGGAAGCGGAAGACATAATCATATCATTGTTGAGTAATCTTTAAGTATACAAGCTGGAAGAATATGTCCACAATGTGGATAACCTGAGAATACTCATGCACATGCAATCTACGTCCTACGGTCATGAAAATGGTACAAGCTGATAATATAACTATGCAAtcatgttgttgatgcacaaaattagtgaggactttggtacgacagaaagtgtcaagtttgtgaccttcgctagattgctccggtcattaatgcggataaatatgtaaatggatagagacaggaaaacaaacacaagatatacatgattcacccagattggctacgtccatggagtagaggagttctcattaattgtgaagggtttacacaaatacataggttcaagctctcctttagtgagttctagtaaatgatttagtacaaatgacattaaggattattgtgggagaatgatctcattTTTTGAATTGTTGCTTGCGGTGTTCACTTATCTGCGGAACTCCCCTGACCACAAGTCTCCGTcgatataatatttttttcctttgat encodes the following:
- the LOC126616651 gene encoding putative 4-hydroxy-4-methyl-2-oxoglutarate aldolase 3; translation: MTTPHPSTPAIQGSNSSITIQKIDCIVPRKLKRENYLFWKLQFETVFKRNKVTGIVDGSEPCPSPLLVGEKRNDGVNPAFDIWHEKDQSIIALMKATMSEDVLPLTVGLTSSRDLWLNLEKRFGVPGVSSEYRRKLADASLATTDVCDANAALLDSGELRRLPPIFQKYGEREAFSGPIVTVKTFEDNTLIVGLLGTKGEGRVLVVDGEGSLRRAVTGGMLAKCAEVMGWSGIVINGCIRDVDEINRCEIGVRALATCPVRPIKSGGGQKHVPINIGGIWIQDGQWLYADGDGILVSTSQLSI